In the Glycine max cultivar Williams 82 chromosome 19, Glycine_max_v4.0, whole genome shotgun sequence genome, AAGCTTCAAGTGTTCGAGGTCGTGAAGAGAATCTGGTAAACAGCGAATTGTTTCGAAGAGTGAAGCTCTGGTTTCGAGTGCTTGGATGCAAGTGGGGTCTAATGCGAGCGTACGGTTGCAATCGGCGATTGATTCTGCGATTCTGCCGGCGGAACGGTGCGCGGAGGCGCGGTGCATGTAGCACTCAGCGAGGAAGCTCTGCGGCGCGCTGCGGCGGCCGTCGACGATTTTGGAGAAGTGGCGGACGGCCTCCGAGTAGAGTCCAGCGTCGAGGGCGGCGAGTGCAGCGGCGCGGCGGCGGAGGAGGAACTTTATGTGGCCGAGGAGTTGGGCCACGCTCTCGGAGTCTGCGAGAAGGGTTCGCGGCGGAGTTGAGGGTGGCGCGTTTGTGGAATCGCCGGAGAAGGGTATATTGGTAACACAAAAGCTGTCTTCCGACCAGCACACACTCTCGCGCCGGAATGCGGCGCTTGCAATGCGTTTCCCCGTTTGAAGAAGAACCATTGCATCCTCCATTAGGCCTAGGTGGCAGCATGCTTCACCCAACACCAAGTATCTGTATGTTTGAAAATTCCACacacaattaattaaacaatagtAGTAATATACAACTGTATtgctcaattaaaatttaattattataagtatGCCTTATTATAGCATATGTTTCaacatttgatttttctaatctAACTATATTACCTGTCAAATCGTTTTATTTAAAGCATTTATTAGATGCATAAACTTGTCACCAAAGTAAAGGGGAATAGAGTGtgatgaaaaagataaaaagatggGAGAGCATTAACAATGTGATAGGTCTACCAAACATATGAAATTTAAGCCAAATGTTACAGGCCAACTCAGATtacattttgttctttttgagTATGAAAATATGGTAACAAGaaattgtttcttttaattttgaaatatagtaTAGAAATTTGTATATGTAacgtaaaaaatgaaaaaaataaaaataaaggagtGATAGATACTGTTTCTTAACGGCAACtgcatttattttgtttttctcttaaaGCCAGAAGGGGGTTATGCTTTTTgggataaaaacaaaacaaagaaaaccaGCGTACAATGGACATGTGTCTGATGGAAGGAAAAGAATGGTAAATGTACCACGGTAAAAGGAACCGTGACAGTAAACATTTAGTACTCTTTTTTATTGTGCATTGAATTAGAGTGAGTTCTTTTTTGGAATAAAAGGAGCTGGAAAGCACTTGCGTGTGTAGGTGGCAGGACAGGAGCATTTACTGAAACCCATTTGAGTAGTTACTTCGATCTGATCTCAAACGTAAATAAAagtcattaaagaaaaaatgttgaacCACCCGAAAACGAAGAAAAATTCCATTTTTAAAAccccataaataaataataaataaacgagAGACAGATAGCACGGCAAAGCAAAACCAATGAAACAGAATAATGGGAGAATGTcagtgagagagaaagaaaataaaaataaaaatttcaaattacctCCATTGCCCTTCCTTGTCGCAAGTTTTACATAGTCCTGCCATGACCTTCTTCTTGAGGTCAGACACAGAGAAGCACTTGAAACTATGATCCCTCACCGGAGACTCCgaggaagaagagagaagcTTCACTCCCTCCCTCGAAAGTTGCTGAGAGCTGTCAGAAGAAGACGATGATGAGTCATCGTTTCCCATTCTCAGGCTCGGAATGTAGTCCTGAAGCATATCAGCAACCTCCTTGAACCGCCGCAAATAGAGCAACGCCCTTGCTCTCAACTCAAGCGCTTGGTCAAACCTCGGAGAAATCGCCAGAGCCGCATCTAGAAGGTTCAGAGCCGAAGCTATCTCGCTCTGATCTTGCGTCGCTATTAAGCTCCTTGCATCCTTAATGTATTTCTCAACAATcttcaaaacacaaacaaaacaaaacaaaaaatgcgTGTTTATATCATTCTAAACATTTCCaaataaaacacaaaacatGATTTGTATGATGcaacacaaaacatcatttgaTTACTGTAAAATAAAAGGGTGTGATACCTTACCTTTCGGTTGGTAAGCCACCAGTGTTTCTTTTCTGTGGCAGATAGAGTGTGAGTAGTAACCGCCATTTTTTATGTTCAATCTTGGACCATAAAATTGATCAAACACGGGGTTGATTTCTATTCTCGCtcccttcttattcttcttctccCTCCTCCCTCCTAATCAAAACAGGCACAGAAATTCTTTATGTGCTCTAATAATAAAGGGGGAGGAATATATAGGGGGAGgtagagagaagagaaagagttttttttttttctgagagAAAGAATACGGCAACGGAATAGAGAGGAAGAACAAGTGAAGGATTATATGGGTGTTTAGTATGTGGATTTCGTGTAAATGTAGCTATAAGGTGAAACACAgggaaggggaaaaaaaaaaaaaaagccttgaaattaaaatttgacagCTTTGACCCTCCTGGGAAAGCTTTCATCCTTCTAATTCATAGCTGGCAATGGCAACACACCCCAGATTCTCTCTCACAAACAACCTATATGTATGGCCTTTTAGGTCTATGGCCCTAATAATAAGCTACTACTAATATTTATGATTTGGTACCTGGCTCAGCCGGTGAGTGCATGATTCTAACTGGGTATACCCGGTCACCCATCACGGGTCCTcggtttcaagtttcaaccacCCACAAAAGATAACTCCACTCCAGCCAAGCGTAATGCCACAAAAGTAAGCAAAGCTTGCAAGAGGATCcgtttcttatttatttttccaagcCAACTAACTAATTCACGGATTTACCCTTGTATACGTTGACCCTTTATTTCCATGatccctcattttttttttatatttcttttctagttttatttaatactacagcaattcttctaataaaaatacaatcgccctttttcttttatcttttttttctgtcTCTTTTCCATAACTCAGCCATGATTGACTCAATGAGAATTGTGAAGAAATAGTAGCTCCACATGTGAGCTTGGATTAGAATCAATTCAATggatgaaataaattaaaaccctGTAAATTTCTCCCTCGCTGTAAAATAAACCGTGATCATGGGGGGTCTTTAGCCTTTAGACATTCTGTGTGTCACAAAAGGCAGTACATAACATAAATAATGACCAATCAACGATTCATTTTGACACTAAACAcacctttttctcttctttgctA is a window encoding:
- the LOC100808420 gene encoding uncharacterized protein, coding for MAVTTHTLSATEKKHWWLTNRKIVEKYIKDARSLIATQDQSEIASALNLLDAALAISPRFDQALELRARALLYLRRFKEVADMLQDYIPSLRMGNDDSSSSSSDSSQQLSREGVKLLSSSSESPVRDHSFKCFSVSDLKKKVMAGLCKTCDKEGQWRYLVLGEACCHLGLMEDAMVLLQTGKRIASAAFRRESVCWSEDSFCVTNIPFSGDSTNAPPSTPPRTLLADSESVAQLLGHIKFLLRRRAAALAALDAGLYSEAVRHFSKIVDGRRSAPQSFLAECYMHRASAHRSAGRIAESIADCNRTLALDPTCIQALETRASLFETIRCLPDSLHDLEHLKLLYNSILRDRKLPGPAWKRHNVRYREIPGKLCALTIKIQELKQRLASGETGNVDYYALIGVRRGCSRSELERAHLLLSLRHKPDKATGFIERCELADERDVESVKERVKMSSLLLYRLVQKGYTNVMGNIMDEEAAEKQRKKAALQAIQAQKEKANEAAELNKVVESNRSSVENTNTNNTQNRSMVSSSTVNPAVFQGVFCRDLTVVGNLLSQAGFNRSMPVKYEALSC